DNA from Verrucomicrobiota bacterium:
CGACCTTCCGACGAACCGCTCCTTTTGGGCGATAATACCAAGCTTAAAGCCCTGGGTTGGCAGCCCGAATATTCAATCCAGCAAACCCTTGAAACCGTCTATCAGGATTGGCTTTCCCGGATATGAACGCCTTCAAATCGGCATCCATTATCCTGCCAGTATTGAACGAAACCTATTCGTTGCGGCAGACGGTGGATATCATCGAGTCGGCGTGTGCGAACGACGTAGGGGAGTATATTATTGTCGTCTGCGAGCGCACCAAGGCGGAAAGCCTCTTGGTTTGCCGGGAAATCGTAACCCAACTGGCTGGCAAATGCTCGTTACATTTTCAAAAACGACCCTTTGTGGGCGGGGCGATTCGCGATGGGTTTGATTTGGCACGAGGCAGCCATGTGGTCATGATGTCCACCGACCTTGAAACCGATCCCGCGCTGGTAAAGACCCTCATCGCCATGGCAAAGGAATACCCGGAGGGCATCGCGACCGCGTCTCGCTGGGTAAAGGGCGGACAGTTTGAAGGTTATCATCCGATCAAGTTGGCTGCCAACTTCCTTTTCCAGAAAATGTTTTCGGTGCTTTACGGCACCCGGCTATCCGATTTGACGTATGCCTATCGGATTTTCCCGACCGCACTGGTACATCGCATCGCTTGGGAAGAACTCAAACATCCATTTTTTTTGGAAACGGCGCTCAAGCCTTTACGGCTTGGGGTTACCATTCGTGAAATTCCTGCGGTTTGGCGCGCGCGCACCGAAGGGGAATCAGTCAATCCGTTTATGGCCAACTTTACCTATTTTAAAATTGCCATCCGCACACGGTTTCGCCGCACCCAAGACATTGTCTGCCAATGAAAGTTAACAAGCAGGGAAATGCCAGCCAGCCTGACCTCGCGCAAAAAATTGGTGTCAATTTTTTTGCCAAATAATATTTTTGCCATGTCCGGTTTCCCATCTTTCTGCATGGTCGGGTTTCCCATTTTTATGCGGCTCATCTTTCTGCAAAATCCCAACAATCATTTCAGAATTAAATGATCCAGCCGTTCATTGACAGTTTTCGGGATATCCATTCGGCCTGGTTTATCGCCGTCATGGTGTTCCTACCGCTGGTTGGTTTTCCGATCAGCCCGTTTTGGATACTGGCAGGTATTCGCTTTGGACCGGTGATGGGCATACTCGTATCCGTCTTTGCCTTGGCGGCCAATGATGCCATTGCCTACCAAATGGCGTCGCGCTGGCTCAAACGGCCCATCCAGACCTGGCTGGCGAAGCGCGCATACCGGTTGCCGCAGATGAATGACGGTGGTGAAATCAGGCTATTACTAATTTGCCGCTTAACCCCGGGGTTTCCCCTGCCCGCCCAAAACTACCTGCTGGGGTGCTCGGGGATTCACTTTGTCCGCTACCTGGTTTGGTCACTTCCCCTGCAAGCAGTCTGGGCAATTGCCTTTGTGGTCTTCGGAGACGCCGTAACCCGATCAAACATCTGGCCGTTTGTCTTGGCCGCCAGTTTACTGATCGTGGTTGCCCTGGTCATTGCCATGCTCCGCAGCCATTTACTGCCACCCAAGGCTCCGGATATAAATGCTTTTACACCCCAGACCAAAGTTTGAGTTTAAGGCCTGCCGCTTGCGGACATTTTGAGCAACCACTAACAACCACCTGATAACCGACAACAGTCCTTGATCTTAACCGCGAGCCGCGAACAACGAACCGATAGTCAGCATGTCAGCTTTTCAGCATTTAGGCCCCCCGCTCCATGCTCCTCGCTCCAT
Protein-coding regions in this window:
- a CDS encoding VTT domain-containing protein yields the protein MIQPFIDSFRDIHSAWFIAVMVFLPLVGFPISPFWILAGIRFGPVMGILVSVFALAANDAIAYQMASRWLKRPIQTWLAKRAYRLPQMNDGGEIRLLLICRLTPGFPLPAQNYLLGCSGIHFVRYLVWSLPLQAVWAIAFVVFGDAVTRSNIWPFVLAASLLIVVALVIAMLRSHLLPPKAPDINAFTPQTKV
- a CDS encoding glycosyltransferase family 2 protein, whose protein sequence is MNAFKSASIILPVLNETYSLRQTVDIIESACANDVGEYIIVVCERTKAESLLVCREIVTQLAGKCSLHFQKRPFVGGAIRDGFDLARGSHVVMMSTDLETDPALVKTLIAMAKEYPEGIATASRWVKGGQFEGYHPIKLAANFLFQKMFSVLYGTRLSDLTYAYRIFPTALVHRIAWEELKHPFFLETALKPLRLGVTIREIPAVWRARTEGESVNPFMANFTYFKIAIRTRFRRTQDIVCQ